One stretch of Cohnella algarum DNA includes these proteins:
- a CDS encoding HAD family hydrolase, producing the protein MRKNLFFFDFDDTLYSHALKSVPESAREALRELQARGHETVIATGRGPESMEFIRRELALPCETIIFLNGQVIFRNETKIFERFISLPSLNRIMEMAKKHRFAYGGYCAYGEIVDHVNERVAAVWRDFACPLPAVRERFEESYSLYQGHLYVTKEEAEGMREHLADYLMNWSHEYLANLISREAGKSRGIRWILEQTGIPKERSFAFGDGFNDVDMLLSAGHGIAMGNASEELKRAAEFVTYAAHEDGIRHALARYRFI; encoded by the coding sequence ATGCGGAAGAATCTCTTTTTCTTCGATTTTGACGATACGCTTTACAGCCACGCGCTCAAAAGCGTGCCCGAAAGCGCGCGCGAGGCCCTTCGCGAGCTTCAGGCCCGCGGCCACGAGACGGTCATCGCGACGGGCAGAGGGCCGGAATCGATGGAATTCATCCGGCGCGAGCTGGCTCTCCCCTGCGAAACGATCATCTTCCTTAACGGTCAGGTTATTTTCCGCAACGAAACGAAAATTTTCGAGCGTTTCATCTCCTTGCCTTCGTTAAATCGAATCATGGAAATGGCGAAGAAGCACCGTTTCGCCTATGGCGGATATTGCGCCTATGGCGAGATCGTCGATCATGTCAACGAACGGGTAGCGGCGGTATGGCGAGATTTCGCCTGTCCGCTGCCGGCCGTGCGGGAGCGGTTCGAGGAGAGCTACTCGCTGTATCAGGGACATCTGTACGTCACCAAAGAAGAAGCGGAAGGCATGAGGGAGCATCTGGCGGATTACTTGATGAACTGGTCTCATGAGTACCTGGCCAATCTCATTTCCCGAGAGGCGGGAAAATCCCGGGGCATCCGCTGGATCCTGGAGCAAACCGGCATTCCGAAAGAGCGTTCGTTCGCGTTTGGCGACGGGTTCAACGACGTGGACATGCTGCTGTCCGCAGGACACGGCATCGCGATGGGCAACGCGTCGGAGGAGCTGAAGCGGGCGGCGGAGTTCGTCACGTACGCCGCGCACGAGGACGGCATCCGGCATGCGTTGGCGCGCTACCGATTCATTTAA
- a CDS encoding ATP-binding protein, giving the protein MTEENVQYGDAAEHLADELSCLDIGMRTLLALAGGDPLADPLAGARGLVVTEDELLEDGRPPDDSREWRAYAAYRREEERRIGRAVRNGLKAGADLPLARMAVLLGLSVWECRCLVLCLAAEWDRKYEKWFAYLNDDATCRYPTPDLAYRLLCDGEEERRIARRSLGGEGVLRRLLLEPTAPEAGYSRSRLKEPLRLDARTLSFLLGSERIDSRLGEAVRPFDGEEPPPFPEEGDPAFGLLRPLAEARRLPGFPFVHLWGPEGGGKLLRLRKLAAARGQRLLLVRLALLPAEPDRLAAELLRIVREAAFTDAMLVVEEEKGQAAESVAARHEWTAALEDYAVFAWRPLVGWIGPERRRREGLPVPAGAFLLEAEVGVPEAGDRAAAWKAAREAHKAAWSDAAEGGDAELRAAGTDEERADREFERLAAELGDKYRFTPGQIGQAWREAAGIAASRGEREPSRGELEAAARKQFRHRLGQLADRIEPRRSWDDLVLAEEPLSLIREACDRYVHRETVLNRWGFGRKLPYGTGVHLLFSGPPGTGKTMAAEIVAGELGLELYRIDLSRIVSKYIGETEQRLKELFDEAEQSGAILFFDEGDALFGKRTEVKDAHDRYANMEGAYLLQRIEAYGGVTILATNLLQNMDEALLRRMSVVVKFPFPDAADRERIFRAHLPAEAPLSDDLDLAFLASRLDVSGGHIKNIALAAAFLAAGEGAPIGMSHFVRAAGQELRKMGKILVKEAFAPYHQA; this is encoded by the coding sequence ATGACCGAGGAAAACGTTCAATACGGGGACGCGGCCGAGCATCTGGCGGACGAGCTGTCCTGTCTGGATATCGGAATGAGGACGCTCCTGGCGCTGGCGGGCGGAGATCCGCTGGCCGACCCGCTGGCCGGCGCGAGAGGGCTTGTCGTAACGGAGGACGAACTGCTCGAGGACGGCCGCCCGCCGGACGATTCCCGGGAATGGAGGGCGTACGCGGCCTATCGCCGGGAAGAGGAAAGGAGGATCGGCCGGGCCGTTCGAAACGGGCTGAAAGCCGGCGCCGATTTGCCGCTCGCCCGGATGGCCGTCCTGCTCGGGCTGTCCGTCTGGGAGTGCCGCTGCCTCGTGCTGTGCCTTGCGGCCGAATGGGACCGAAAATACGAGAAATGGTTCGCTTATTTGAACGATGACGCCACGTGCCGCTACCCGACGCCGGATCTGGCATACCGCCTGCTGTGCGACGGCGAGGAGGAGCGGCGAATCGCCCGGCGAAGCCTGGGCGGCGAGGGCGTGCTGCGCCGGCTGCTGCTGGAGCCGACCGCTCCCGAGGCGGGGTATTCGCGCTCGCGGCTGAAGGAGCCGCTCCGGCTCGATGCCCGGACGCTCAGCTTTTTGCTCGGGAGCGAGCGAATCGATTCGCGCCTCGGCGAAGCGGTCCGCCCGTTCGACGGCGAGGAGCCGCCGCCGTTCCCGGAGGAGGGAGATCCGGCCTTCGGGCTGCTGCGGCCTTTGGCGGAAGCGCGCCGTCTGCCCGGGTTCCCGTTCGTTCACCTGTGGGGGCCGGAAGGCGGCGGCAAGCTGCTTCGCCTGCGCAAGCTTGCCGCCGCCCGCGGCCAGCGGCTGCTTCTCGTCCGGCTCGCGCTGCTTCCCGCCGAGCCGGACCGCCTCGCGGCCGAGCTGCTGCGAATCGTGCGCGAGGCCGCCTTTACCGACGCGATGCTCGTCGTCGAGGAAGAGAAGGGGCAGGCGGCCGAAAGCGTCGCCGCCCGGCACGAGTGGACCGCCGCGCTCGAGGATTACGCAGTATTCGCGTGGCGGCCGCTCGTCGGCTGGATCGGCCCCGAGCGCAGGCGGCGGGAGGGATTGCCGGTTCCGGCCGGCGCGTTTCTGCTCGAAGCCGAGGTCGGGGTGCCGGAAGCGGGCGATCGGGCGGCCGCGTGGAAGGCGGCTCGGGAGGCGCACAAGGCGGCTTGGTCCGATGCGGCGGAAGGCGGCGACGCGGAGCTGCGCGCGGCCGGGACGGACGAGGAGCGGGCGGACCGCGAATTCGAACGGCTGGCGGCGGAGCTCGGCGACAAGTACCGGTTCACGCCCGGCCAGATCGGCCAGGCGTGGCGGGAAGCCGCCGGGATCGCCGCGAGCCGGGGCGAGCGGGAGCCTTCGCGAGGGGAATTGGAGGCGGCCGCCCGCAAGCAGTTCCGCCACCGGCTCGGCCAGCTCGCGGACCGGATCGAGCCGCGAAGGTCCTGGGACGACCTCGTGCTTGCCGAGGAGCCCCTATCCTTGATCCGGGAAGCGTGCGACCGGTACGTGCACCGCGAGACGGTGCTGAACCGCTGGGGGTTCGGGCGCAAGCTCCCCTACGGAACCGGCGTGCACCTGCTGTTCTCGGGGCCGCCCGGAACCGGCAAAACGATGGCCGCGGAAATCGTCGCCGGCGAGCTGGGACTCGAGCTGTACCGGATCGATCTTTCCCGCATCGTCAGCAAGTACATCGGGGAAACCGAGCAGCGGCTCAAGGAGCTGTTCGACGAAGCCGAACAAAGCGGAGCCATCCTGTTTTTCGACGAAGGCGACGCCCTGTTCGGCAAGCGAACCGAGGTCAAGGACGCCCACGACCGGTACGCCAATATGGAGGGCGCTTATTTGCTCCAGCGGATCGAAGCGTACGGCGGGGTGACGATTCTCGCGACCAACCTGCTTCAGAACATGGACGAAGCGCTTCTCCGCCGCATGAGCGTCGTCGTCAAGTTTCCGTTTCCGGACGCGGCCGACCGCGAGCGGATATTCCGCGCCCATCTGCCCGCCGAGGCTCCCTTGTCCGACGATCTGGATCTGGCGTTTCTCGCCTCCCGGCTCGACGTTTCGGGCGGACACATCAAAAACATCGCGCTAGCGGCCGCTTTTCTCGCGGCGGGGGAAGGGGCGCCGATCGGCATGTCCCATTTCGTCCGCGCGGCCGGCCAGGAGCTTCGAAAGATGGGGAAAATTTTGGTCAAGGAAGCTTTTGCGCCCTATCATCAGGCCTAA
- a CDS encoding phage tail sheath subtilisin-like domain-containing protein, which yields MADYLSPGVYVEEFESGAKPLEGVSTSTAGFIGLAQRGPVEGLPLLITSPADFHRAFGSYLSESAFGSYRFLAYAVDQFFTNGGSRCYVMRVAPSDAKPAAAEGRVAEALSITAKNPGAWGNLINVTVTPDSKAKTQIYEVTDKRYRVKNASGFYAGDVVSFYDGAEKQWNRIVSVQDNVIELAEPLEGDVVDSALLPTKLLATSEFTLQIAYGDELETFEKVSLNPEAPSYVDKVAGRSNLVAIQATAASGEAVAPFETVTGETEGKIAFVLTGGSDGSVASVAASDFIGEDRGPGRRTGIQSFIDNDVVSIIAVPGVTDANVQLSLVAHCENLGSRFAILDIPRDKTKVADVLTHRALFDSSYAALYNPWVSVFDPLDKRNIFVPPSGTMAGIYSRSDTVRGVQKAPANEVLRGVVGLDVQYNKGEQDILNPAGVNLIRSFTGQGIRVWGARTVSSNSLWKYINVRRLFIFLEESIKSGTNWVVFEPNNEQLWARVQRTIDAFLTRVWRSGALMGNSPSEAFYIDIGRSTMTQDDIDNGRLICVIGVAPVKPAEFVIFRITQRTGTE from the coding sequence ATGGCCGATTATTTGTCGCCTGGGGTATATGTGGAGGAGTTTGAAAGCGGAGCGAAGCCGCTGGAGGGAGTCAGCACGAGCACGGCCGGATTCATCGGCCTTGCCCAACGCGGACCGGTCGAAGGCCTGCCGCTGCTGATTACGAGCCCGGCCGATTTTCACCGCGCGTTCGGTTCCTATTTGTCGGAGAGCGCGTTCGGCAGCTATCGTTTTTTGGCGTACGCGGTCGACCAGTTTTTCACGAACGGAGGCTCCCGCTGCTATGTCATGCGGGTGGCGCCTTCCGACGCCAAGCCGGCGGCGGCCGAAGGACGCGTCGCCGAAGCGCTTTCGATCACGGCGAAAAACCCGGGAGCTTGGGGCAATCTGATCAACGTGACCGTAACGCCCGACAGCAAGGCAAAGACGCAAATCTACGAAGTGACGGACAAGCGCTACCGCGTCAAAAACGCTTCCGGCTTTTACGCCGGGGACGTCGTTTCGTTTTACGACGGCGCGGAGAAGCAGTGGAACCGGATCGTCAGCGTGCAGGACAACGTCATCGAGCTGGCGGAGCCGCTTGAGGGCGACGTCGTCGACTCCGCGCTGCTGCCGACGAAGCTGCTCGCCACGAGCGAGTTTACGCTTCAAATCGCATACGGCGACGAGCTGGAGACGTTCGAGAAGGTTTCGCTCAATCCCGAAGCTCCGAGCTATGTCGACAAGGTCGCCGGCCGCTCCAATCTCGTTGCGATTCAGGCAACCGCCGCGTCCGGCGAAGCGGTCGCCCCTTTCGAGACGGTAACCGGCGAAACGGAAGGCAAAATCGCGTTCGTTCTGACCGGGGGCAGCGACGGCTCCGTCGCGAGCGTCGCGGCATCCGACTTCATCGGCGAGGACCGCGGTCCGGGTCGCCGGACCGGCATCCAGTCGTTTATCGACAACGACGTCGTCAGCATTATCGCCGTGCCGGGGGTAACCGACGCGAACGTCCAGCTGTCGCTGGTCGCCCATTGCGAAAATCTGGGCAGCCGCTTCGCGATTTTGGACATCCCGCGCGACAAGACGAAGGTGGCGGACGTGCTGACGCACCGCGCGCTGTTCGATTCCAGCTACGCGGCGCTTTACAATCCGTGGGTTTCGGTTTTCGACCCGCTGGACAAGCGCAACATTTTCGTTCCGCCGTCGGGCACGATGGCCGGCATTTACTCGCGTTCCGACACCGTCCGCGGCGTGCAAAAAGCGCCGGCCAACGAAGTGCTTCGGGGCGTCGTCGGCCTTGACGTCCAGTACAACAAGGGAGAACAGGATATCCTCAATCCGGCCGGCGTCAATCTGATCCGTTCGTTTACGGGGCAAGGCATTCGCGTATGGGGCGCGCGGACGGTATCCTCCAACTCGCTCTGGAAATACATCAACGTTCGCCGCTTGTTCATTTTCCTGGAGGAATCGATCAAGAGCGGCACCAACTGGGTCGTGTTCGAGCCGAACAACGAGCAGCTGTGGGCTCGCGTCCAGCGGACGATCGACGCCTTCCTGACCCGCGTCTGGCGGTCGGGGGCGCTGATGGGCAACAGCCCGTCGGAGGCGTTCTACATCGACATCGGACGATCGACGATGACCCAGGACGATATCGACAACGGCCGCCTCATTTGCGTCATCGGTGTCGCTCCGGTGAAGCCGGCGGAGTTCGTCATCTTCCGCATCACGCAAAGAACCGGCACGGAATAA
- a CDS encoding DUF6760 family protein yields the protein MRSRVRGGSRFFIRNGGPLVAYPIDRIYEEVGFIAYYFHWPHDDIMNMDHRERRRWCDEISKMNRKLNEDSDRRDNPFDVFGKR from the coding sequence ATGCGATCACGAGTTCGAGGTGGAAGTCGATTTTTTATCCGTAACGGAGGGCCTCTCGTAGCGTATCCGATCGACCGGATCTACGAGGAAGTCGGCTTCATCGCCTATTATTTCCATTGGCCCCATGACGACATCATGAACATGGACCACCGGGAGCGCCGCAGATGGTGCGACGAAATTTCGAAAATGAACCGGAAGCTCAACGAGGACTCGGACAGGCGCGACAATCCGTTCGACGTGTTCGGAAAGAGGTGA
- a CDS encoding LysM peptidoglycan-binding domain-containing protein translates to MGPVKAEIEVYRNEEPKNIKVLFNPNEYSLQTGNSFAWKTIPGLQSPIAQFISGEAESLTMDLFFDTFERLPEEGDDPGYETRDVRRFTDQITGLLAVDSDLHAPPTCRFVWGTLDFTGVVEKVSQRFTMFLESGIPVRATLNVTFRAVKGMTEQYQETPRQSADRTKQRTLRQGEHLWTIAAEEYEDPGMWRAIAEANGIDNPRKLPVGRKLIVPRLE, encoded by the coding sequence ATGGGACCGGTAAAAGCGGAAATCGAAGTGTACCGGAACGAAGAGCCGAAAAACATCAAAGTGCTTTTCAATCCGAACGAATACAGCCTGCAGACGGGCAACAGCTTCGCCTGGAAGACGATACCGGGCCTGCAGTCGCCGATCGCGCAGTTCATTAGCGGGGAAGCGGAATCGCTGACGATGGACCTGTTTTTCGACACGTTCGAGCGGTTGCCGGAGGAAGGGGACGACCCCGGCTACGAGACGCGCGACGTGCGGCGCTTCACGGATCAGATTACCGGCCTGCTCGCGGTGGACAGCGATCTGCATGCGCCGCCGACGTGCCGGTTCGTCTGGGGGACGCTGGATTTTACCGGAGTCGTGGAAAAGGTTTCGCAGCGCTTCACGATGTTTCTCGAGTCGGGGATTCCGGTACGCGCGACGCTGAACGTCACGTTTCGGGCGGTCAAGGGCATGACCGAGCAATATCAGGAAACGCCCCGGCAGTCGGCGGACCGGACGAAGCAAAGGACGCTCCGGCAAGGAGAGCACTTGTGGACGATCGCGGCCGAGGAGTACGAGGACCCCGGCATGTGGCGGGCGATCGCGGAAGCCAACGGCATCGACAATCCGCGCAAGCTGCCGGTCGGGCGCAAGCTCATCGTTCCGAGGCTGGAATAG
- a CDS encoding STAS domain-containing protein: MNIATTDRGGVTVFAVQGRLDGNHAAEAEAAFLKLASQERCRFVFDFTEMPYISSAGLRVVLVAAKKIRALQGQLICAGMSEQVAEVFEMSGFLSILETVPTVEEAEARLQTE, from the coding sequence ATGAACATCGCCACGACGGATCGGGGCGGCGTGACCGTCTTTGCGGTACAGGGACGTCTGGACGGCAATCACGCCGCGGAGGCGGAAGCCGCCTTTCTCAAATTGGCCAGCCAGGAACGCTGCCGATTCGTTTTCGACTTTACGGAGATGCCCTACATAAGCAGCGCGGGGCTCAGGGTCGTCCTGGTCGCCGCCAAAAAAATCCGCGCCCTTCAGGGCCAGCTCATCTGCGCCGGGATGAGCGAGCAGGTGGCCGAGGTATTCGAAATGTCGGGCTTTCTGAGCATCCTCGAGACGGTCCCGACCGTCGAGGAAGCGGAAGCCCGGCTGCAAACGGAGTAA
- a CDS encoding PP2C family protein-serine/threonine phosphatase: protein MNGWWLGVSAALAAGAGVWGASVYYRGKIRGALSLFDISMQLNSTLSRREQMALIMERAKKVLPVEGASVLLLDRDTNELYFEIALGDKEDEIREIRLAADEGIAGHVATTGKSEIVNDAGGDPRWSDRVAERTGIRTRNLLTVPIVNRGEVGGVLQVMNKTKGKRFTQRDRLLLERVAKPMAVALENSRLYEKLEISMKQLQTTSAIKERLESELQIAGGIQMSFLPRTMPSAQEPYDVCALLKSAKEVGGDFYNFFKIDDDHLFFTLGDVSDKGIPAALFMAVTLTLLKGKIGPGITPGELLEMVNEELNRDNPLLFATIVCGIFHCGTGEVVMSEGGHCTPYIIRKDGEVLPYKLKKSLPLAAMPDVPYHNSTFALSPGDRLLLYTDGITEAENGRQEQYGGERLRQFLEGTPGMSSAEVIDALLMNVFMFADGAPQSDDIAVLSLMRR, encoded by the coding sequence GTGAACGGCTGGTGGCTTGGGGTTTCCGCCGCTCTCGCCGCGGGCGCGGGCGTTTGGGGCGCTTCGGTTTATTATCGCGGGAAAATCCGCGGCGCTTTGTCTTTGTTCGATATCAGCATGCAGTTGAACTCGACGCTAAGCCGCAGGGAGCAGATGGCCCTCATCATGGAACGCGCCAAAAAAGTGCTCCCCGTCGAAGGGGCGTCCGTCCTTCTGCTCGACCGCGATACGAACGAGCTGTATTTCGAAATCGCTCTCGGGGACAAGGAGGACGAAATTCGGGAAATCCGGCTTGCCGCGGACGAAGGAATCGCCGGCCACGTCGCGACGACGGGCAAGAGCGAAATCGTGAACGATGCCGGCGGCGATCCGAGATGGTCGGACCGGGTCGCGGAGCGAACCGGAATCCGGACGCGCAACCTGCTGACGGTGCCGATCGTCAACCGCGGGGAAGTCGGCGGCGTGCTCCAGGTGATGAACAAGACGAAGGGCAAGCGCTTCACGCAGCGCGACCGTCTGCTTCTGGAGCGGGTGGCGAAGCCGATGGCCGTCGCCCTCGAAAATTCCAGACTGTACGAAAAGCTGGAAATTTCGATGAAGCAGCTGCAAACGACGAGCGCGATCAAGGAGCGTCTCGAGAGCGAGCTGCAGATCGCGGGCGGCATTCAAATGAGCTTCCTCCCGCGGACGATGCCTTCCGCCCAGGAGCCTTACGACGTGTGCGCCTTGCTGAAGTCCGCGAAGGAGGTTGGCGGGGATTTTTACAATTTTTTCAAAATTGACGACGACCACCTCTTTTTCACGCTCGGGGACGTATCGGACAAGGGCATTCCCGCCGCCTTGTTCATGGCCGTCACGCTGACGCTGCTCAAGGGGAAGATCGGACCCGGCATTACGCCGGGCGAACTTCTCGAGATGGTCAACGAGGAGCTGAACCGGGACAACCCGCTTCTGTTCGCCACGATCGTCTGCGGCATTTTCCACTGCGGCACGGGCGAAGTGGTCATGAGCGAGGGAGGGCACTGCACGCCTTACATCATCCGCAAGGACGGGGAAGTACTGCCCTACAAATTGAAGAAAAGCCTGCCGCTTGCCGCCATGCCCGACGTTCCGTATCACAATTCGACGTTCGCGCTTTCGCCGGGCGACCGGCTGCTGCTCTATACCGACGGCATTACGGAAGCGGAGAACGGCAGGCAGGAGCAGTACGGCGGAGAGCGTCTCCGGCAATTTCTCGAAGGGACGCCGGGCATGTCGAGCGCGGAAGTCATCGACGCGCTGCTCATGAACGTGTTCATGTTCGCGGACGGCGCCCCTCAGTCCGACGATATCGCCGTGCTCAGTCTGATGAGGCGCTGA
- a CDS encoding DUF4255 domain-containing protein, which produces MADFRALCRREAIRIGSYTVFADVGASVLKLLREQMTPDPVPRPDLIGIASPVDKGDLALTLFLCSIRENGEARRSDMQLQGGVMRYPPLAVDLHFLLTAHSTADLQTRTLDEHRLLGRAMQVLYDNSILRPPYLEGTLADNEEELRITAVTLDPDQAMRHWQFGDTPYKLSLLYRVGPVLLESNRSKPVSRVVERKITLRDKGEI; this is translated from the coding sequence ATGGCTGATTTTAGAGCTCTTTGTCGAAGGGAGGCGATTCGTATCGGAAGCTATACCGTCTTCGCGGACGTGGGCGCCAGCGTGCTGAAGCTGCTGCGGGAGCAGATGACGCCCGATCCGGTTCCGCGCCCCGATCTGATCGGAATCGCTTCCCCGGTGGATAAAGGCGATCTCGCGCTGACTCTGTTTCTGTGCTCCATCCGGGAAAACGGCGAAGCCAGGCGCAGCGACATGCAGCTGCAGGGGGGCGTCATGCGGTATCCGCCGCTTGCGGTCGACTTGCATTTTCTGCTGACGGCCCATTCGACCGCAGATCTGCAGACGCGGACGCTGGACGAGCACCGTCTTCTCGGAAGGGCGATGCAGGTGCTCTACGACAACTCGATTTTACGGCCGCCCTACCTGGAAGGGACGCTTGCGGACAACGAGGAGGAGCTCCGCATAACGGCGGTCACGCTGGATCCCGATCAGGCGATGCGCCATTGGCAATTCGGAGACACGCCCTACAAGCTTTCGCTGTTGTATCGCGTAGGTCCCGTCCTGCTGGAGTCGAACCGTTCGAAGCCCGTTTCGCGCGTCGTCGAGCGCAAGATCACCCTGCGGGACAAGGGGGAAATCTGA
- a CDS encoding phage tail protein: MSAERTDPYRNFRFRVEIEGLQQAGFSEVSGFDASFDVIQYREGNEVITPRKLPGLARYGNISLKWGATDSIELYEWIQDCVNGTIERKTVTIIAIDEEGTDVATWQVIEAWPVRYTAPNFNGQGSEVAIELLELAHEGMTRTQ, encoded by the coding sequence ATGTCGGCAGAACGTACGGATCCGTATCGCAATTTTCGATTCAGGGTGGAGATCGAAGGGCTCCAGCAGGCCGGCTTCAGCGAAGTGAGCGGCTTTGACGCTTCGTTCGACGTCATCCAGTACCGCGAGGGCAACGAAGTGATCACTCCGCGCAAGCTTCCCGGCCTCGCGCGCTACGGCAACATCAGCCTCAAATGGGGCGCGACCGATTCCATCGAGCTTTACGAATGGATTCAGGATTGCGTAAACGGCACGATCGAACGCAAGACCGTTACGATTATCGCCATCGACGAGGAAGGCACGGACGTCGCCACCTGGCAAGTCATCGAAGCGTGGCCGGTTCGCTACACGGCGCCGAATTTCAACGGGCAGGGCTCGGAAGTGGCGATCGAGCTGCTCGAGCTTGCGCACGAGGGCATGACGCGCACCCAATAA
- a CDS encoding extracellular solute-binding protein, producing the protein MKKNAWSALVVLSLLLLAACSGNTNSGSAAPQSQAPSSAQASSSAPATEESSPLDEAVKSVVEGGKEVSISFWTGTGAANFPVLEQMVAAFQEKYPNIKVDFSNQGAIGELTDKLTQNIVSKSTPTLSNLDASTFPEYIASGAIVDLMPYYEREDIGLAASDSGFFPYYLDEAKSFGPDGTMYGFPTNKKTTDVLVYNKTYFDGKGWAPPKTWDEVVSYSKTIKEETGSPGFSFDNSYGDAPFKLLSAQWGSPYVQDDGTIDIDNDAGREALKFYKENMELGYFTMPALMPSAGGKFSSNGFVMEETYMFVGAAAGVPYAVPKPESGHKDFEVGVAPVPQKDANNPVNFSKGENYAIFSNATEEERVAAWLLISFLSDAGQNATWLTETGNLPISQAMLDEPDYQRFLETEPSDSPVYYRAAAVNAVLSSGDLTFIKTIPQSGALAQAVGEMWEAVMIGGGDPEQLLTEAAAKAK; encoded by the coding sequence GCGTGCAGCGGCAACACGAATTCCGGGAGCGCCGCGCCGCAAAGCCAGGCGCCTTCGTCCGCCCAGGCGTCGTCGTCCGCGCCGGCGACGGAGGAATCGAGTCCTTTGGACGAAGCCGTAAAAAGCGTGGTAGAAGGCGGGAAGGAAGTCTCCATTTCGTTCTGGACGGGGACCGGAGCCGCGAACTTCCCGGTTTTGGAGCAAATGGTCGCCGCCTTTCAGGAAAAATATCCGAACATCAAAGTGGATTTCTCCAATCAAGGGGCGATCGGCGAGCTGACGGACAAGCTGACCCAAAATATCGTCTCCAAATCCACGCCGACCTTGTCCAATCTGGACGCAAGCACGTTTCCCGAATATATCGCCAGCGGAGCCATCGTCGACTTGATGCCGTACTACGAGCGCGAGGACATCGGGCTCGCGGCCTCGGACAGCGGATTTTTCCCGTACTATTTGGATGAGGCAAAAAGCTTCGGACCCGACGGCACGATGTACGGCTTTCCGACGAACAAGAAGACGACGGACGTGCTGGTGTACAACAAAACGTACTTCGACGGCAAAGGCTGGGCCCCTCCGAAAACGTGGGACGAAGTCGTAAGCTACTCCAAAACGATCAAAGAAGAGACGGGCAGCCCCGGCTTCAGCTTCGATAATTCCTACGGCGACGCGCCCTTCAAGCTGCTTTCCGCGCAATGGGGCAGCCCCTACGTCCAGGACGACGGCACGATCGATATCGACAACGATGCCGGCCGGGAGGCGCTCAAGTTTTACAAGGAAAACATGGAGCTCGGCTATTTCACGATGCCGGCTTTAATGCCGAGCGCGGGAGGCAAATTCAGCAGCAACGGCTTTGTCATGGAAGAAACGTATATGTTCGTCGGAGCCGCGGCGGGCGTTCCGTACGCGGTGCCCAAACCGGAATCGGGCCACAAGGATTTTGAAGTGGGCGTGGCGCCCGTGCCGCAAAAAGACGCCAACAACCCCGTCAATTTCTCGAAGGGCGAAAATTACGCGATTTTCTCGAACGCGACCGAGGAAGAGCGCGTGGCGGCATGGCTGCTCATTTCCTTCCTGTCGGACGCCGGACAGAACGCGACTTGGCTGACGGAAACGGGGAACCTTCCGATCTCCCAGGCGATGCTGGACGAACCGGACTATCAGCGGTTTTTGGAAACGGAGCCGAGCGATTCCCCCGTCTATTACAGGGCGGCGGCGGTCAATGCCGTTCTGTCGTCCGGCGATTTGACCTTCATCAAGACGATCCCTCAATCGGGCGCGCTGGCCCAAGCCGTCGGCGAAATGTGGGAAGCCGTCATGATCGGCGGGGGCGATCCCGAACAGCTGTTGACGGAAGCCGCCGCCAAAGCGAAGTAA
- a CDS encoding ATP-binding protein, with product MVRSSLPSLDACLRGTAHQHDILRVSRGGEHSIRLSVSPARAFVEIVLEDDAIPFNPLEAGAPDLEPSLEERAVGGLGIHFVKKLMDDVSYERTSSGNRLVLVKKV from the coding sequence ATGGTCCGATCGTCTCTGCCTTCACTTGACGCTTGCTTGCGAGGAACTGCTCACCAACACGATATCCTACGGGTATCCCGAGGGGGCGAGCACTCGATCCGGCTGTCGGTATCCCCGGCCCGGGCGTTTGTCGAAATCGTCCTGGAGGACGACGCGATTCCGTTCAATCCGCTCGAAGCCGGCGCGCCCGATCTCGAACCTTCGCTTGAGGAGCGCGCCGTCGGCGGACTGGGCATTCATTTCGTCAAGAAGCTGATGGACGACGTTTCGTACGAGCGCACTTCGTCCGGCAATCGCCTGGTACTCGTCAAAAAGGTTTAA
- a CDS encoding phage tail protein yields the protein MNNQVLHGGAIRFGIELEGLEVAGFSEVQGLEAETEIEEYREGGMNGFVHRLPKGIRHPRIVLRKGLTSSPELWEWYNESAQGATVRRRKSGSIILYKSSYKEGDSRWNGKADQWRGTLNDSIEFCRWNFFDAYPVKWVGPSMNALSSDMAIETVELVHNGIKLINRT from the coding sequence ATGAACAATCAAGTGCTGCACGGGGGAGCGATCCGCTTCGGCATCGAGCTGGAAGGATTGGAGGTGGCGGGCTTTTCCGAAGTGCAGGGGCTGGAAGCGGAAACGGAAATCGAGGAATACCGCGAAGGCGGAATGAACGGCTTCGTTCACCGGCTCCCGAAAGGCATCCGCCATCCGCGCATCGTGTTGAGAAAAGGCCTGACCTCGTCTCCCGAGCTCTGGGAATGGTACAACGAATCGGCCCAGGGGGCGACGGTGCGCAGGCGAAAAAGCGGGTCGATCATTTTATACAAAAGCTCGTACAAAGAGGGAGACAGCCGCTGGAACGGCAAGGCCGACCAGTGGAGAGGGACCCTGAACGACAGCATCGAATTTTGCCGTTGGAATTTTTTCGACGCCTATCCGGTCAAATGGGTAGGTCCGAGCATGAACGCCTTGTCGAGCGACATGGCGATCGAGACGGTGGAGCTTGTCCATAACGGCATCAAGCTGATTAACCGGACGTAG